GGGCGCTCTTCGTCAGGTGGTTGGCCGCGGCGCCTGCGGGCTCACCCCTCCTCACGGCATTTTTTGAGCCGGGCGGCAATCCGCCACTTTTTCATCAGGGCCGCGGTTTCCGGCGGCACCAGGTGGGTCCAGGGGCGGCCCTGGACCATCGCCTTGCGGATGGTCTTGGCGCTGATGCCTTTTTCTTCGGGTGAGACCTCCCGCAGCACATGGATCTTCAAGCCCAGCGACTGGAAGTAATCCCGTTTGCGCCGCCCCCAATCGTCATAGATGCTGAGGAAAAAGACGGCGTTCAGGGGAACGTAGAAAAGGTAGCGCTCGGGCAGATTGATGGGCAGGGGGACCACCGAAAGCGATTCGGCCGGGATCCCGCGGGCCTGCAGGACCGCCTGCAGCATGCGGTAGCGCTCGTAGTAGGTCAGGGGGTTGGCCAGCGGGTCGCTGCGCGCCGGGTCCGCCGACTCCGGGCGGGTCGCCCAGGGGTCGGGGTTGGTGATGCCCACCACCAGGTGGCGGCAGAGGGCTTTACCGGCCAGAAGATATCTCAGATGATCGTTGTGAAGCACCTGGAAGCGGCCGTGGATGACGCCCACCTCCCAGGGGCGGCGCTGGTTTTTCATGTGTCGTCGCCCTTTTTCAAGTCAACCCGGACCGGTGGGTTGCGGCTCGGCGGATTTCGCCTCACGGACCGGGATCCAGCCTGAAGGGCACCGAAAGACCGGGCCAGTATGGCTGGTCCACGGGGGAGTCCATCAGACCCTGCAGCTTGGCCCGGTCCAGGTGGTTTAAAATCAGATACATCAGCTCCCGGCCGCGCACCGGCCCCAGCGCCCCGCCGGCGGCGTTGATCTCGTCGAAGGCCTGCACCCTGTCGCGGCGAACCCCGGGACCGCAGAAGGTCAGCGGCACCGATTCCCCGGAGTGGATCAGGGGGCCTGAGCTGGGGGTCGCGTGGTCGGCGGTTGCGATGATTAGGACCTCCGGGTCTGCCAGCAGCGGGGCGATGGCCTGGCCGAGGCCACGGTCCAGGGATTCGAGGACACGCTTTTTGGCCAGCGGGTCTTTGGTGTGGGCTGCTTCATCGGGGGCTTTGGTATGCACGTGGACAAAGTCGTAGCGGCCCAAGGCCTGTTGGGCCAATCTCAGGCGCGCTGCCAGGTCGGCCCCGGGATCGGTGGAATCGACCACCGGGCGGAAGTCCAGACCGATGTAGGCTGCCAACCCTTGGTAGACGATGCCGGAGGCGATCAAAAGCCCGCGCAACCCGTTTTGTTCTCTAAACGGGGGCGCGTTTTTCAGCCGGCCGGCCCGTTGGGTCAGCATGCCGTTGATGGGCGGGGCGCCTGCGGCGGCGCGCAGGCGGTTGAGGGGCAGGGCCGCCAGGCGGCGGTAAAGGTACCCCAGGTATGCGCCGAGCGCCCGGGCGCTGCGCGCGGCAGCCGGGTCGTGGAAAGCGGCCTGCCATGGCCGGGGCGCCATGACGGGGCGGCCGTGGGTCACCGGATCGGTGTCGGTCACCCGGGGAGAGACGTCCCCGCGCAGGGTCAGGATGCCGCGTAACCCCTCGGTGCGGGTGAAGTCGACCCGCACTTCCGCTTCTTCCCAGGGCGTGACCTGGCCGAAAAGCTGGTCGGCTTCGGCATTGGTGAAGGGCGGTTTGCCGTCGGCCAGCAGAAGACGATCGCCCTCAGGTGTCAGGCTCGCCAGGTGGGCCAGGATCGCCACGGTTTGGTTGTCCAGGGAAATCCCGGCGCCCAATGCCTCCAGGGCGCCGCGGCCCGGAAAGTCCTCGGAGGCGTAGCCGAACATGGCGAAATGGGCGTTTTCGCTGGGCAGCGCCTGACCCAGGGCGGCGGGGTGGTAGAGACCGCTGCAGCCAAGGGCCGCCAGGCGGTCCAAGACCGGGGTGGCCGCCGCCTGGAGGGGGGTCTGGTGTCCCAGCCGCCGGTAGCTGCGATCCCCGGCACCGTCCAAAAGGATTAAAATACACTTTCTGGCCATGGGGCACCTCGGGGTCAATCAATCTCGGCAATCCTAAACCAAATCCCGACCCGCTGCAATTCTATCGATTCTGTCGATACAATCCAACGCAAGGATAGATATTAAAAATTTGCCTGGCGGTGTAGAAATGGTATTTTACCGGCATGTTAATCGATATGCACGTGCACACGACGGTCTCCCCCTGTAGCCGGCTGACCCTGGAGGACCTTCTGACCCACTCCCGGCGGCGGGGGCTGGATGGTGTCTGCATCACCGATCACGGGAGTATGGCGGCGGCGCACACCCTGCGGGAAGGCCGCCAGCCCGACGGGCTGTATGTTTTTTTCGGTCTCGAATATGCCACCCCGGAAGGCGATTTTCTGATCATCGGGCCATTTGACGAACTTGCGCCGCATCTCAGTGCGCGCCGGCTGTTGGATCGGGTGGCGGCCGCCGGTGGAGTGGCCATTGCCGCGCATCCCTTTCGCGGCGGCCGTCCCGTCAGAGAGGATCTGATACGCGAGGGGCGCTGCCGGATCGTGGAGAGTCTCAACGGCCGCAACAAGGCGGTCGAAAATCGGGCGGTCGACGGCTGGCGGCGGCGTTATGATTTCACGGAATGCGCCGGCAGCGACGCCCATTGCCTGGCCGAACTCGGCCGGGTGCGCACCCGCTTCCAGGAGCGCGTCGAAACCCGGGGGCAGCTCGTGCGGGCACTTCAAAGGGGGGTGTGTGCGCCGGAAACGCCCGATGCCATCCTGGCCCCAGCAGCTGCCGGAGACCCTCCGGCCCGGATAAACATCCTCCAGGCGGGGAAATCCGCCCCGCAGCCCATGTCCCTGAGTGAAAAATGAGGTGGAATGCCGGCAATTGGAGACAACCCGGTGAAATTTAAAAACATGGAGGTGAAAAGACCGTGATGAGCCCAAAAGGATTCTCTTTGTCGGTGATCGCCCTGGCGTTGCTGGTGTGCGCGGCACCTGTCTTGGCCGGAGATTTGGACCGCTTCACCAATCTCGAGGGAACCCTGGACATTGCCGGCGGCACGGCCCACATCCCGGTGATGAACGAGGCGGCCAAGCGGATCATGACCTTCAATCCGAAGGTCCGGATCACCGTGGCCGGCGGCGGGTCAGGTATCGGCGTGCAGAAGGTCGGCGAGGGGTTGGTGGATATCGGCAACACCGGGCGCGCCCTGTCCGAGGAGGAAGTGGCCAAGTTCGGCCTGCAGTCCTTTGATTTCGCGATCGACGGCGTGGCGCCCATCGTGCACCCGGAAAACCCCGTGACCGGCCTCACGGCCCAGCAGATCCGGGATATTTTTGCCGGGCGGATCACCCGCTGGAGCGAGGTGGGCGGCCCGGACGAGGCCATCCATGTCTACGGTCGCGAGGAGGCCAGCGGCACCCACGAGGTTTTTTGGGGCAAGATGCTGAAAAAGGAGCCGATCGTGGCCAGCGCGAACATCATTCAGTCCAACGGCGCCATGAAGGTGGCGGTTTCCCAGGATGCCAATGCCATCGGCTACATGAGCATCGGCCATATCGACGACACGGTGAAGCCCCTGGCGGTCGACGGGGTCACGCCCTCCCAGGAGACGGCGGTCGACAAAAGCTATCCCGTGGTTCGGCATTTGTTCATGAACACCAAGGGCGACCCCAAACCATTGGCGCGGGCGTTCATCGACTATATCCTGAGCGAGGAAGGCGCCGGCATCACCAGCGCCGCCGGCTACATTCCGGTGCGGTAGTTTCACCCTCCCCTCCCTGATTCCGATGTTTTTCGAAATTTGGATCCGACGCCTGCTGTGCGCCGCCGCGATGGTGTCCACCGCGGCGGCTTTGTGTATTTTGCTGGTCCTGATCACCCTGGTCCTGCCGCTTTTCGCCCACGGCGGCCTGGCTACGGTGCTCGCCTGGCAGTGGCTGCCGTTTGAGGGGAAGTTCGGCATCCTGCCCATGGTGGTCGGCTCGCTTTGGCTCTCCCTGGGCGCGCTGGCCGCAGCCACACCCCTGGCTGTCGGCCTCGCGTGCTTCGTTCAGGTCCTGGCCCCGGGCCGGGTCAAAAGCCTCTGTCTGGCCCTGGTGCACTACATGACCAGCATTCCCACGGTAATCTACGGGTTCGTCTCGATTTTTATGCTGGTTCCCCTGATGCGGCAGTGGTTTGAACGCGGCACGGGCTTTTCCCTGCTGACGGCCATGCTGGCGCTCACCCTGCTCATTCTGCCGACCATCGTGCTGGTCTTTCACGCCACGCTGCGCGAGGTGGACCGCACGGCCCGGGCCACCTGCGCCGCCCTGGGGTTTTCCAAACCCGCCTACATCCGGCATGTGCTGCTGCCGCTTTCCCGGCGCGGCCTGCTGGCCGCCGTAATCCTGGGGTTCGGGCGGGCCGTGGGGGACACGCTGATATCGTTGATGCTCGCCGGCAACGCCCCCATGGTCCCGGGCTCCCCTGCGGACGCCATCCGCACCCTGACCGCGCACATCGCCCTGGTCGTGGCCACGGACAGCCAGAGCACGTTTTACCACTCGGTCTTCGCCTCCGGTCTGATCCTGTTCCTGATCATGGTTCTCATCAACCTGGCCCTGCGCAGGCTGGGCAGGTCCTTTGCCCCATGACCGCCGCACAAAAACACAGTCTTGCGGACACGGCAACGACCGCTTTCTGCTGGAGTGCAGCCGCGCTTACGGGCGTGGCCGTTCTGGCGGTCATGGGCTTTCTGATCTTTCGCGGGGCAGGCACCCTGGGGCTTGAACTGTTCTTTGGGCAGACCCCCTGGAGGGACGCCTTGACCGGGGCCCGGCCGGTCTTCGACGGGCTCTGGTCGGCCCTGGCCGGGACCCTTATTCTGGTGGTCCTTTCCTGTTTGATGGCCGTTCCCGTGGGGATTGCCGGCGGGGTCTATCTATCCGTCTACGCCAGCCGGCGCTATCAAAGCATGACCGGGTTCGCCGTGGACCTGATGGCCGGCATCCCGTCGATTGTCATGGGCCTCTTCGGCTTCAGCATGATCGTGGTCCTGCGGCATGCGCTCTTTCCCCACGCCAAGACCTGCCTGCTGCTGGCGGCGGTATGTATCGCGCTGCTGATCCTGCCCTATTTGGTGCGCACCACCCAAAACGCCCTCTCCGGGCTGCCGGAGCACTTGCGCCTGCTGGGGCCAAGTCTGGGGTTCAGCACGTGGCAGAACACGCGCCACGTCCTGCTGCCCTCCGCCGGCCGGGGGATCCTCAGCGGCGTGATCCTGGCCATGGGACGGGCCGCCGAAGACACGGCCGTGATCCTGCTGACCGGCGTGGTGGCCCAGGCCTTTCTGCCCCGCAGCCTGTGGGACAAATTCGAGGCCCTGCCCTTTCGGATATACTATCTTGCCGCCGAACACCGCTCCGTGGCGGAACTGGACCAGGCCTTCGGCGCGGCCCTGGTCCTTTTGATGCTCACCGGCGCGCTGTTCTGCCTGGCCTTTCTGATTCAAAGAACCATGGAGCACCGCTGGAAAAAATAATGGCCCTGCCGGAACCCATCCTGGAAATGCGCGACCTGACGGTCCGCTTCGATGAAAAGATCGTTCTTGACCGGATCAATCTGCGCCTTGGCCCCGGCGAACTGGTCATGGTCGTGGGACCGTCCGGCTCCGGCAAGACGACCCTGCTGCGGGCCGTGAACCGCCTGAACGAAGAATATCCGGGGAGTGCGACGCACGGCCTGGTGCGGGTCCGGCTGGGGGGCCACTGGCTGGACTGCTATGCTGAAAATTTCCCCCTGACCGATCTGCGCCTGCGGGTGGGCATGGTCTTTCAAAACCCCAATGTCCTGCCTTTTTCGATTCAAAGAAATCTGACCCTGCCCTTGTGCGTCGCTTTAGGCATGAGCAAGGTTGAGGCGGCGCAGCGGGTCCAGCGCGCCCTTGAGGATGTCTGGTTGTGGGAGGAGGTCAAGGACCGTTTGCGCGACAGCGCCCTGACCCTTTCCGGCGGCCAGCAGCAACGCCTTTGCCTGGCCCGGGTGCTTGCCCTGGACCCCGCAATTCTGCTGCTGGACGAGCCCACGGCTTCCCTGGATTTCAAGGCCACCCGCAAGATCGAGGCGCTCTTTCAAAGCCTCAAGGAGCGCTACGCCATTCTGGCCGTGACCCACAGTCTGAGCCAGATGCGCCGTCTGGCGGACCGGGTCCTGATTCTGCGCGGGGGGCACCTGGTTTCGGAGCTTTCCCGCGCGGAATTCCAAAACCAGGCAAATTGTCTGGAGATCATGGAGGAGTTTTTCTGAAAAGAGGGCATCAAGCGGGTGAATTTCAGGATGCGGCCGGCGCGTGTCAGTTGAGGGCGCCGTCCTTCCAGTACTTGGTGCCCTTGACGGTGGCCTGCAACGCCAGGCCGCTTTCGGTCAGCTGATAGATCGTGATGTTGTCGAAGACCGCCTCCCCGCCCACGGCCGCCCCCATGTCGCTGGCCTTGGCCGCCGCGTCCGCGTGCCCGCCGAACTCCCAGCCGCTGTCGATGAATTGCTGCAGGGTGGCGCTGTCGTGAAAAATGAAGACGGTTCGAAAATCCTTCAGCCCGGCCCCCAGACCGATGCCGACCTCCCCCATTTTCATGTAGGTGTTTTTCCCGCTGCGGTTGTTGCGGACCACGCCGTAGCCGCCGCCGAAGCTGGCCAGGATGATGTTGATGTTGGCGTTGCTGAAAACGGCGTAGCCCGGGGCCTTGGCGATCTGGCCCCTGGCCTGGGGGCGGCAGGCGTAAAGGTCCGTCAGGGTCTTATTTTTCATCTCGAGGATGGCCTGCCGCTTGTCCTGGGGGGTGGTGCCCTTGGTGGTGGCGCAACCCGCGATCAAAGCGGCCGCCAGCAGGATGAGCCCCGCGAGTCGAATGCCATGCATGTGCGTTTCCCTCCGATGGCCGCCTGAACGGCGTCACATGGTTGCCGCAATGGGTGTACGGCCGGTATCAAAGGGGTAATCGGTAAGGGATGCGCAACTCTTTAGGATACCTACTGGGTTCAGGCCACAACGCTTGCGGGCGTCCAAATGCCACTGCCTTTGGACACAGTGCGGCCCCGGGAAACCTGCCGGTTGCATGGTTTGCGCAACTTTTACCGAGCCAGGTGCTCAGGGTACGTGCGTCCCTGGGATGTTTGGAGTTGGTAAATTCTTTTTTCCATGTTATCTTTTTCTTTAGTTTTGGCGTTTACGCCGGTAAAATTCCATGGCAAGGTGGCGCATGAAAACTTTCCAGAAAAAGGGCTTTATCTCAAGTCTCAGTCTTATGATTTTTTTGGCAGGGGGGTGTTTGCCGACGATGGTTTCCATCAGTACCCCTGAAATTCGGAACGTCGAAAATGATTACTTCAGCGCTCAATTGGAGCCGCTTTCCCAAGGTAAAAACTATTTTGACCGTTTTCGGCTCGCGGTCACCAACAAGACTTCCCAAGATCTGGAAATCGATTGGAATCAAACCCGTTATCTCTACCATGGACGCGATGGCGGTGTTTTCGTGTTTGAGGGAATAGCAGCCGAAGACATTAAAAACGAAACCATCCCGCCGGGCATCATTCCTGTGGGGCAGACCTTTACAAAGGAGATCGGCCCACTGGAGCTCGTGGCCCGGGGGCCCCTCGGCGGAAAGGGGGCTGATTCCGGGAAAATTACATTCGGTATCATTCCAAGCGGAGAAAACGGGATACTGTTGGTTATCAGGCAAAACGGCAAGACGCTCGAAGAGAAAATAATGGTTAAAATTTCGCAAAGGGAAGTCCCCAAGTAAAGATCCAAACCCATCGAAAAGCCGCCCACCCATACAAAACCAGACGGTCTTTTTTGGAATTAAGAGATCGCTCTTCCACCTGTCGCAGATCTCCAAATAACGCCATCAAAAGCATTTTACCCCGCCGTGGGGTGTTTGTCAGAAAGATACTCTGGCGGGAATCCCGGGGATAGGCCTGGCTTTACATCTCCCGGTTTTCTTTGTTCATTTTCTTGTGCGGACAAGAAAACGAACCAAAAGAAGCCGCCCGCGTCCCGGGCCCCTTCGGGCTGCCCTGCGCTTCTGGCAGCCGGCGGGCCCTGTGGAAGTCGCTGGCGCTCAGAAAGCCGGTTGCGGGGGGATTGGTTTTTGCCGCCGCCTCTACATCAGCCCCCTGGCGGCCGCATCGGCCCAGGTGATCAGCGGGGTGGGGTAAATGCCGGCCAGGACGGTCAGGGCCACCAGGAAATAGGCCAGGCCGCGGGTGAGGGGCGGCGCCAATAGTGCCGGCTGGGGGCCCTGGGGTTCCGTCAGGTAGGCCGCCCGCACCACCATCAGGTAGAAGTAGAGGGAGATGACGACGTTGATCATGGCGATCAGCACCAGGCTGACATGCCCCTGGGCGATGGCGGCCTTGAAGACCAGAAACTTGCCGGTGAAGCCGATGGTGGGGGGGATCCCCGCCAGGCTGAAGACCGCCATCATCAGGGCCAGGGCCAGGATCGGGGAGCGCCGGTGCAGTCCGGCCAGACCGGCGATCTCCATGTTGCGGCCGCCGCCGGCGGCCGCGACCAGCACCAGAAAGCAGGTGACCTTCATCACCAATAGCGCCAGGGCGTAGAAGATCGCGCCGCCGTAGCCGGCGGGGCTCATGCTGAGAATGCCGATCAGGACGTAGCCGGCCTGGGCAATGCTGGAATAGGCCATCAGGCGCTTGAAGTCCTTCTGGACGAGGGCGCTCAAGTTGCCCACGGTCATAGAGACGATCGCCAGGGCCACCAGGGCATCGGTCAGGAAGCTGCCGGCACCGCCGGTGAGGGCCGCCACGCGGATCAGGACGGCCACCGCGGCCACCTTGGAAACCGTTGCGATGTAGGCCGCCGCCTGGTGGGGGGCGCCCTGGTAGACATCCGGGGCCCAGAAGTGAAAGGGGAAAACGGCCAGTTTGAAGAAAAACCCGGCCAGGGCCAGCAGCACGCCGATGGCCACCATCGGCTGGTGCAGCATCCCGGGCAGGGCGGTCATCAGATCCGCCAGGTAGGCGGACTGGGCGGCGCCGTAGAGCAGCGCCAGGCCGAAGATCATCACCGCCGAGGCTGCCGCGCCGATCAGAAAATAGGTCAGGCCGGCGCGGACCCCCTGGCGCAGGTCGACCCGCAGGTAGACCAGGACGTAAAGCGAGTAGCTGGAGAGTTCCAGAGCCACGTAAAGCGGCAGCAAATGCACGCAGCTCACCAAGAGCATCAGGGCCAGGGTGCTGGCTGTCAGCAACAGGTAAAACTCGGGGTGGTGGCGCTCGGCGACGCCGGTCAGGTCGTTGCAGATGCAGACAATCAGGAAAAAGCCCATGGCCAGCAGGGTCTTGAAGGTCTGGGAGAAGAGGTCCACGCGGTAGGCGCCCAAAAACAGGTCCCCCCGCAGGGGTACGTACGCCAAGCAGATTCCTAGTCCAACGGCCCCCAGGACGACCGCCGTGAGGTAGTCCCGTTCGGGGTCGGGGCGCCCGCTCATGGAAATGCCCAGAAACACCAGGGCGGCGGTCAGGAAGAAGAGTTCGGGGCTCAAAAGGGTCCAGTTCATCAGGGCAATCCGTTGAAAAACGCGACCGTCGCGGTTTGGATCATGTTGACCATGAACGCCGGTAAAAGGCCGAAAAACACGATCACCGACACCAGGATGACCCGTGGTACGCCCAGCAGCGGCGGGATGTCCGGCAGGTGCGTCAGGCGCTGGTTGGGCGGGCCGTAGCAGGTCCGCTGGACCACCCGCAGGATGAAGAGCGCGCTGACCACCAGCGCGCCCACCGCCAGGCTGCCGTAGAGGGGATAGACCCGGAAGGCGGCGATAAAGACCATCAGCTCCGCCCAGAAGCTGGCCAGGCAGGGAACCCCGATGCCGGTCAGGGCGGCCACGATGAAAAACGCGGCCGCCACCGGCATGGTTCGGCTGAGGCCCCCCAGTTCGGCCACGGCCTTGGTGTGGGTGCGGTCGTAAATGTAGCCCACCGCCGAGAAGAAAAGGGCCGTCATGACGCCGTGGGCAAACATCTGAAAGACCGCCCCGTTCAGCCCGTCCACCGTCACGGTGGCCAGCCCCAGGCCGACGATGCCCATGTGGGAGACGCTGGAGTAGCCGATGACGTATTTGAGGTCGGTCTGGCGCAGGCCCACCAGGGCGCCGTAGACGATGCCGATGGTTGCCAGGAGAGCCATCAGCGGCGCCCAGTGCTGCCAGCCGGCGGGGCAGAGGAAGATGCCCACCCGCAGGACGCCGAAGGCCCCGATTTTCATCAGCACCCCGGCGTGGATCATGCTGACCCCGGTGGGGGCCGCCACGTGGCCCACCGGCGACCAGGTGTGAAACGGCCAGACCCCGGCCAGGATGCCGAACCCCAGGTAGAGCAGCAGGAAGGCGAATTTCTCCTGGTAGGGGGTGAAGGTCCCGGGCTGCATGAGCGCCGTGAGGTCAAAGGTGGAAAGGCCGGCCTGGACCACCAGGTAGAGGATCGCCGGCAGGATCAGGGCGCTGCCGGCCAGGAGGTAGAGGGTCAGCTTCATGGCCCCGTATTCTTTGCGGGTGCTGCCCCAGACGGCGATCAAAAGGTACATGGGAAAGAGCGACACGTCGTACCAGACGAAGATGAAAAAGAGATCCAGGCTCATGAAGAGGCCGAAAACGCCGGTCACCAGCAGGAAGGTCAGGGCGAAGAACTCCTTGACGCGCGTCTCCAGCTCCCACATGGTGAGAACCGCGGTGAAAAAGACGATGCCGGTCAAAAGCAGCATGGGCAGGTTGAAGCCGTCGGCGGCGTTGAACCAGGTGATTCCAAGGGAGGGCACCCAGGGGAATTTCTCGACGAACTGCAGCCCGCCGGCGGACTGGTCGTAGGCGATGAACAGGCCGGCCGATAGCACCAGGCAGAGCCCCGAGAAGACGGCGCTGATCCACTTGATCCGCCGGGTTTGGGCGGCGGGGGTGCAGAGGATTGCCAGCAGCCCCCCGATGCAGCACAGCAGCAGCAGGCTCAGGAAAGGGAAGCGGGCGTATGCCATGGGCGCCATCGTGCGGTCACCTCAAAGAAAGAAATAAAAGGCCAGCAGGGCCATGGTGACGAAGATCACCATCAGGCGGTACTGAATCATGCCGCTGTGGGCGCGTTCCAGCAGGCCGCCGGCCCGGGCCGCAGCCCGCGCCAGGCCGTCGATGCCGTCGTCGATCACCCGCCGGTCGTTCCAGGTGCAGAAGCCGGACAGCACCCGATATAGTACGCGGTCCAGCAGCTGACGGTAGAAGCGGTCCAGAAACCACCGCTGGCTGAAGAGAAGATAAAGCGGCGGGATCTTTTCCACGAAGCCCACCTGGCGGGAGCGCGGCAGTCCGAATTCCAGCCCGGCCAGCAGGAGGCCGGCCAGCGTCAGTCCGACGGCCCAGAAGAGCAGGGCCCGGCCGTGCCCCGCAGGGTCCGGCGTCAGGACCGGGGAGCCGCCGAGAAAGGCGGCCAGCGGCGTTTGCGCAAGGCCCAGCAGCACCGTGATCGCGGCCAGGGCCACCAGCGGCAGCGTCATCGCCCGCTTTCGGCGCGGGTCGTCGTGATCGCCGGACGGATGCGCTCCTGGCGCCGCCTCGGCCTCGGCCGGGGCGGGGGCTTTTGTTGACGGAAAGAGGATGATAAAGATCAGCCGAAAGCTGTAGTAGGCCGTCAGAAAGACCCCCAGCATGCCGGCCGCCAGCCACACCGCGGTGGGGCGCGCGGCGAGCGCGGCCAGGATCAGCTCCTTGCTGAAAAAGCCGGAAAGCGGCGGCAGCCCGGAAAGCGCTGCGGCCCCGATGATCATGCAGACCATGGCGGTCTTTGATCGGCGGCCGCCGGCGTGCGCGATGGTGAAGAGGTCGTTGCTGCCGCAGCGGTGGATCAGGACCCCGGCGCAGAGAAAGAGCAGGGCCTTGAAGCCCGCGTGGGTCACGAGGTGAAACACGCCGGCGAAGTAGCCGCCGGCGGCCAGGCCCATGATCATCAAACCCAGCTGGCTGATGGTGGAGTAGGCAAAGACCTGCTTGATGTCCCGGCTGACCATGGCCATTGTGGCGGCCATCAGCATGCTCAGGGTGCCCACGGTCAGACAGACCGTCATGGCCACCGGCGAGAGGCTGAAGAAGGGGAACAGGCGCGCGAAGAGAAACACCCCGGCGGCCACCATGGTGGCCGAGTGCAGCAGTGCGCTGACCGGGGTGGGGCCCTCCATGGCGTCCGGCAGCCAGGTGAGCAGCGGGAACTGGGCGCTTTTGCCGATCACGCCGCCGAAGATCAGCAGGCTGGAGAGGGTGGTCAGCTCCGGCGAAAGGCGCGCGGCGGTCTCGGGCGCGTTGAGCGCCAGGATGTCCAGATCCCCCAGCTGGGTCAGGATCACCAACAGCCCCAGCAGAAAGGCGACGTCCCCTAACCGGGTCATCACGAAGGCTTTTTTGCCCGCCTCACTGGCGCTCCATTTGTCGAACCAGAACCCGATCAGGAGATAGGAGGCCAACCCCACCAGCTCCCAGAAGACATAGAGCTGGAAGAGGGAGGGTGCCAGGGTCATGCTGGTCATGGCCCAGGCGAAAAGCGACATGAAGGCGTAATAGCGGGCAAACCCCGGGTCCCCGGCCATGTAGCCCAGTGAATAGACCTGGACCAGCAGACAGATGGATGCCACCACGGTGAGCATCAGCAAGCTCAGGGGATCGATCAGCAAGCCGAACGGCACCATGATCTCACCGGCCACCAGCCAGCGGCCGCTGAACTGCAGGGGCGTCGGCGCACCCCAATGGCGGACCAGCAGAAAGAGCGTCCCCAGCAGGCAGATGCCGACGGCCCCCAGCGACAGGCCGGCGGAGAGCCG
This region of Desulfobacteraceae bacterium genomic DNA includes:
- a CDS encoding nicotinate-nucleotide adenylyltransferase; protein product: MKNQRRPWEVGVIHGRFQVLHNDHLRYLLAGKALCRHLVVGITNPDPWATRPESADPARSDPLANPLTYYERYRMLQAVLQARGIPAESLSVVPLPINLPERYLFYVPLNAVFFLSIYDDWGRRKRDYFQSLGLKIHVLREVSPEEKGISAKTIRKAMVQGRPWTHLVPPETAALMKKWRIAARLKKCREEG
- a CDS encoding alkaline phosphatase family protein: MARKCILILLDGAGDRSYRRLGHQTPLQAAATPVLDRLAALGCSGLYHPAALGQALPSENAHFAMFGYASEDFPGRGALEALGAGISLDNQTVAILAHLASLTPEGDRLLLADGKPPFTNAEADQLFGQVTPWEEAEVRVDFTRTEGLRGILTLRGDVSPRVTDTDPVTHGRPVMAPRPWQAAFHDPAAARSARALGAYLGYLYRRLAALPLNRLRAAAGAPPINGMLTQRAGRLKNAPPFREQNGLRGLLIASGIVYQGLAAYIGLDFRPVVDSTDPGADLAARLRLAQQALGRYDFVHVHTKAPDEAAHTKDPLAKKRVLESLDRGLGQAIAPLLADPEVLIIATADHATPSSGPLIHSGESVPLTFCGPGVRRDRVQAFDEINAAGGALGPVRGRELMYLILNHLDRAKLQGLMDSPVDQPYWPGLSVPFRLDPGP
- a CDS encoding PHP domain-containing protein → MLIDMHVHTTVSPCSRLTLEDLLTHSRRRGLDGVCITDHGSMAAAHTLREGRQPDGLYVFFGLEYATPEGDFLIIGPFDELAPHLSARRLLDRVAAAGGVAIAAHPFRGGRPVREDLIREGRCRIVESLNGRNKAVENRAVDGWRRRYDFTECAGSDAHCLAELGRVRTRFQERVETRGQLVRALQRGVCAPETPDAILAPAAAGDPPARINILQAGKSAPQPMSLSEK
- a CDS encoding phosphate ABC transporter substrate-binding protein, producing MSPKGFSLSVIALALLVCAAPVLAGDLDRFTNLEGTLDIAGGTAHIPVMNEAAKRIMTFNPKVRITVAGGGSGIGVQKVGEGLVDIGNTGRALSEEEVAKFGLQSFDFAIDGVAPIVHPENPVTGLTAQQIRDIFAGRITRWSEVGGPDEAIHVYGREEASGTHEVFWGKMLKKEPIVASANIIQSNGAMKVAVSQDANAIGYMSIGHIDDTVKPLAVDGVTPSQETAVDKSYPVVRHLFMNTKGDPKPLARAFIDYILSEEGAGITSAAGYIPVR
- a CDS encoding ABC transporter permease subunit, which codes for MFFEIWIRRLLCAAAMVSTAAALCILLVLITLVLPLFAHGGLATVLAWQWLPFEGKFGILPMVVGSLWLSLGALAAATPLAVGLACFVQVLAPGRVKSLCLALVHYMTSIPTVIYGFVSIFMLVPLMRQWFERGTGFSLLTAMLALTLLILPTIVLVFHATLREVDRTARATCAALGFSKPAYIRHVLLPLSRRGLLAAVILGFGRAVGDTLISLMLAGNAPMVPGSPADAIRTLTAHIALVVATDSQSTFYHSVFASGLILFLIMVLINLALRRLGRSFAP
- a CDS encoding ABC transporter permease subunit, producing MTAAQKHSLADTATTAFCWSAAALTGVAVLAVMGFLIFRGAGTLGLELFFGQTPWRDALTGARPVFDGLWSALAGTLILVVLSCLMAVPVGIAGGVYLSVYASRRYQSMTGFAVDLMAGIPSIVMGLFGFSMIVVLRHALFPHAKTCLLLAAVCIALLILPYLVRTTQNALSGLPEHLRLLGPSLGFSTWQNTRHVLLPSAGRGILSGVILAMGRAAEDTAVILLTGVVAQAFLPRSLWDKFEALPFRIYYLAAEHRSVAELDQAFGAALVLLMLTGALFCLAFLIQRTMEHRWKK
- a CDS encoding phosphate ABC transporter ATP-binding protein; translation: MALPEPILEMRDLTVRFDEKIVLDRINLRLGPGELVMVVGPSGSGKTTLLRAVNRLNEEYPGSATHGLVRVRLGGHWLDCYAENFPLTDLRLRVGMVFQNPNVLPFSIQRNLTLPLCVALGMSKVEAAQRVQRALEDVWLWEEVKDRLRDSALTLSGGQQQRLCLARVLALDPAILLLDEPTASLDFKATRKIEALFQSLKERYAILAVTHSLSQMRRLADRVLILRGGHLVSELSRAEFQNQANCLEIMEEFF
- a CDS encoding NADH-quinone oxidoreductase subunit N, which translates into the protein MNWTLLSPELFFLTAALVFLGISMSGRPDPERDYLTAVVLGAVGLGICLAYVPLRGDLFLGAYRVDLFSQTFKTLLAMGFFLIVCICNDLTGVAERHHPEFYLLLTASTLALMLLVSCVHLLPLYVALELSSYSLYVLVYLRVDLRQGVRAGLTYFLIGAAASAVMIFGLALLYGAAQSAYLADLMTALPGMLHQPMVAIGVLLALAGFFFKLAVFPFHFWAPDVYQGAPHQAAAYIATVSKVAAVAVLIRVAALTGGAGSFLTDALVALAIVSMTVGNLSALVQKDFKRLMAYSSIAQAGYVLIGILSMSPAGYGGAIFYALALLVMKVTCFLVLVAAAGGGRNMEIAGLAGLHRRSPILALALMMAVFSLAGIPPTIGFTGKFLVFKAAIAQGHVSLVLIAMINVVISLYFYLMVVRAAYLTEPQGPQPALLAPPLTRGLAYFLVALTVLAGIYPTPLITWADAAARGLM